The following proteins come from a genomic window of Candidatus Palauibacter polyketidifaciens:
- a CDS encoding PLDc N-terminal domain-containing protein, producing the protein MNAVLDWAAALDMRLVLVALLVALNLWATCITALSTAPRREKTLWVAVIFLCPIVGSVLWFVFAPKLWAERR; encoded by the coding sequence ATGAACGCCGTGCTGGACTGGGCGGCGGCGCTGGACATGCGCCTCGTGCTCGTGGCCCTTCTCGTGGCCCTGAACCTCTGGGCGACGTGCATCACCGCGCTTTCCACGGCGCCGAGGCGAGAGAAGACGCTGTGGGTCGCCGTGATCTTCCTCTGCCCCATCGTCGGCAGCGTGCTCTGGTTCGTGTTCGCCCCGAAGCTCTGGGCGGAGCGGCGCTAG
- a CDS encoding glycosyltransferase N-terminal domain-containing protein, with product MNAGARLTGAATGVALAAVPLLQRTRPDIARALAARRRATAELAAWGRSREPGPLVWLHGASAGELLGAVPAIRRLRGSPSGSRAGARAQLVVTHGSPSGRAALAWLDPDHSGPPPLDRARDCDAVLAAVRPGLLVFAKLDVWPGLVAAAGRAGVPAALINGTVRDGSRRSGALARRLFRASYARLDAVGAATPEDARRLEALGARPGALAVTGDGAFDLALERADRARADGSAAALRDALGATDGATPRLVAGSTWPADERALLDAAAAVRRDGGPGWQFVIAPHEPTAAHVDALVASCAARGERIIRWSMIGDAAATPDASVIVFDEVGRLAELYAAGDAAYVGGGLGGTGLHNVLEPAAAGLPVVFGPRHDRADARALASAGGGLVSPAGALADTLTGLADPLRRRRHARAARAFVEAGSGAAARTADLLRLLWPS from the coding sequence GTGAACGCCGGAGCGCGTCTTACGGGAGCGGCGACCGGCGTCGCGCTCGCGGCGGTTCCCCTGCTTCAGCGCACCCGCCCGGACATCGCGCGGGCGCTCGCGGCGCGGCGGCGCGCCACCGCGGAGCTCGCCGCGTGGGGGCGGAGCCGGGAGCCCGGGCCGCTCGTGTGGCTCCACGGCGCTTCCGCCGGCGAACTGCTTGGGGCAGTGCCGGCCATACGGCGTCTGCGCGGTTCACCGTCCGGATCGCGCGCGGGCGCGCGGGCGCAGCTCGTCGTCACGCACGGCTCGCCGTCGGGCAGGGCGGCACTCGCGTGGCTGGACCCGGATCATTCGGGCCCCCCGCCGCTCGACCGGGCGCGCGACTGCGATGCCGTGCTCGCCGCGGTGCGGCCAGGCCTGCTCGTGTTCGCGAAGCTGGACGTGTGGCCCGGACTCGTGGCCGCGGCCGGACGGGCCGGGGTGCCCGCCGCGCTCATCAACGGCACGGTCCGCGATGGGAGCCGGCGCTCCGGCGCCCTCGCCCGCCGGCTCTTCCGCGCGTCGTATGCGCGCCTGGACGCGGTCGGCGCCGCGACCCCGGAGGACGCGCGGCGACTCGAAGCGCTCGGCGCCCGGCCGGGGGCGCTCGCAGTGACGGGGGACGGGGCGTTCGACCTCGCGCTCGAACGGGCGGACCGCGCCCGCGCCGACGGCTCGGCCGCGGCTCTCCGCGACGCGCTCGGCGCGACGGACGGGGCGACCCCGCGGCTCGTCGCCGGCTCCACGTGGCCCGCGGACGAACGCGCGCTGCTCGATGCCGCGGCGGCCGTGCGGCGGGATGGCGGCCCGGGCTGGCAGTTCGTGATCGCGCCGCACGAGCCGACCGCCGCGCACGTCGACGCTCTCGTCGCGTCGTGCGCGGCCCGCGGGGAACGCATCATCCGCTGGAGCATGATCGGCGATGCCGCCGCGACGCCCGACGCCTCCGTCATCGTCTTCGACGAAGTGGGCCGGCTCGCGGAGCTGTACGCGGCGGGCGATGCGGCCTATGTGGGCGGCGGCCTGGGCGGCACCGGGCTCCACAACGTGCTCGAGCCCGCCGCGGCCGGGCTGCCCGTCGTCTTCGGCCCGCGCCACGACCGGGCCGACGCCCGCGCCCTCGCGTCAGCGGGCGGCGGGCTCGTCTCCCCGGCCGGCGCGCTCGCGGACACCCTGACCGGGCTGGCCGACCCGCTTCGCCGCCGGCGCCACGCCCGGGCCGCCCGGGCGTTCGTCGAAGCGGGATCCGGCGCGGCCGCCCGTACGGCGGACCTCCTGCGCCTGCTCTGGCCGTCCTGA
- a CDS encoding DNA adenine methylase: MRYLGNKTKLVPFLLETVDRFQETPGVACDPFAGTASVSAALKEKGWQVHAGDLMASSYALQVARVQLDAHPRYPTSLLPPAARNGKREIGYRTLLEGLAELDDPRSGFISENYTSDGAGGREHGRMYFSPENGRQIDRVRTRIERWTRGSSHSEAAAQLLIATLIEAADRVANTTGVYASFVKTMQPNALRPLELRPIEPTRRREGAGACSAFRGPAARLLASIGPVDLVYLDPPYNGRQYPAYYHIPELLALGWAVPPEIRGKTGLIPDEAQRSDWCRKHRAADALREVLEAADGRHILFSYNDEGHLARAAIEGALRERGLPDSYAFHNRPYRRYRSDADGPQRSYLRDDVREHLHYVRCA; the protein is encoded by the coding sequence GTGCGCTATCTCGGGAACAAAACGAAGCTCGTCCCCTTCCTGCTGGAGACCGTGGACCGGTTCCAGGAGACGCCCGGCGTTGCATGCGACCCGTTCGCCGGCACCGCCAGCGTGTCGGCGGCGCTCAAGGAGAAGGGTTGGCAGGTCCATGCGGGCGACCTGATGGCGTCTTCCTACGCCCTCCAGGTCGCGCGAGTCCAACTCGACGCGCACCCTCGTTATCCCACCTCGCTCCTGCCGCCGGCGGCCCGCAACGGAAAGCGCGAGATCGGCTACCGCACCCTGCTCGAGGGGCTCGCCGAACTCGACGATCCCCGCAGCGGGTTCATCTCCGAGAATTACACGAGCGACGGAGCCGGCGGCCGGGAGCACGGGCGCATGTACTTTTCCCCCGAGAACGGACGGCAAATCGATCGGGTCCGGACGCGGATCGAGCGCTGGACCCGCGGATCCTCTCACAGCGAAGCCGCGGCCCAACTCCTGATCGCGACGCTCATCGAGGCCGCCGACCGGGTGGCGAACACGACCGGCGTGTACGCCTCGTTCGTAAAAACCATGCAGCCGAACGCGCTCCGCCCGCTCGAACTCCGTCCCATCGAGCCGACCCGGCGCCGGGAAGGCGCCGGCGCCTGCAGCGCGTTCCGCGGACCCGCCGCGCGCCTCCTGGCATCCATCGGTCCCGTCGATCTCGTCTATCTCGATCCCCCTTACAACGGCCGGCAATATCCCGCGTATTATCACATCCCCGAACTCCTCGCGCTCGGCTGGGCCGTGCCGCCGGAGATCCGGGGAAAGACGGGACTCATACCCGACGAGGCGCAGCGCTCGGACTGGTGCCGGAAGCACCGGGCTGCGGACGCCCTGCGGGAGGTGCTCGAAGCCGCGGACGGACGCCACATCCTGTTCAGCTACAACGACGAGGGGCACCTGGCCCGCGCCGCCATCGAGGGGGCGCTGCGCGAACGCGGACTGCCCGACAGCTACGCGTTCCACAACCGGCCGTACCGCCGCTACCGGAGCGACGCCGACGGCCCGCAGCGTAGCTACCTGCGCGACGACGTGCGGGAACACCTCCACTACGTGAGGTGCGCGTGA
- a CDS encoding aminopeptidase, whose protein sequence is MSRIRRLGARLSVSRARAGLVLLLLSAGGCSPAYVLRAGWEEARILSARRPIRAVIHDTTVARETRDKLRLVLDARDFAERDLGLRAGASYESFTQLHRDTLVLIVLAAPEFDLRWKTWWFPIVGHVPYKGYFDFDDARAEAAGLAEEGYDVSVRPVSAFSTLGWFPDPIMSTTLRLDSLGIVETVIHEITHSTYFPTGQADFNESFANFVGYRGAIEFFCDAVADESACVRAQWRWEDTRLFGHFFHSILAPLEEVYASAMPDDAKRAAKREVFEAAAQRFETEYKPRLHAQYGSLDPDGLDNAWMISRLLYYTRLDDFERVYESHGALVPSVEALMRETATGDPWEALTRLLGPADTGPRQGDGSETTEGSR, encoded by the coding sequence GTGAGCAGGATACGCCGGTTGGGCGCCCGCCTCTCCGTCTCCCGCGCGCGCGCCGGCCTCGTGCTGCTCCTGCTGAGCGCGGGCGGCTGCTCGCCAGCGTACGTCCTGCGCGCCGGCTGGGAGGAGGCCCGCATTCTCTCGGCGCGCCGTCCCATCCGGGCCGTGATCCACGACACGACCGTGGCCCGCGAGACCCGCGACAAGTTGCGGCTCGTCCTCGACGCGAGAGACTTCGCGGAACGCGACCTTGGGCTGCGCGCGGGCGCGAGCTACGAGTCGTTCACGCAACTTCACCGCGACACGCTGGTCCTGATCGTGCTCGCCGCCCCGGAGTTCGATCTGCGCTGGAAGACCTGGTGGTTCCCCATCGTCGGCCACGTCCCCTACAAGGGATACTTCGACTTCGACGACGCCCGCGCGGAGGCCGCCGGCCTGGCCGAGGAAGGCTACGACGTCTCGGTTCGGCCGGTCTCCGCCTTCTCGACGCTGGGCTGGTTCCCGGACCCCATCATGTCGACGACGCTGCGCCTCGACAGTCTCGGGATCGTCGAGACGGTGATCCACGAGATCACGCACAGCACGTACTTCCCGACCGGTCAAGCGGATTTCAACGAGAGTTTCGCGAACTTCGTCGGGTACCGCGGCGCCATCGAGTTCTTCTGCGACGCGGTGGCGGATGAGAGCGCCTGCGTGCGGGCGCAGTGGAGGTGGGAGGACACGCGCCTGTTCGGCCACTTCTTCCATTCCATCCTTGCGCCGCTGGAGGAGGTGTACGCCTCCGCCATGCCGGACGACGCGAAGCGGGCGGCAAAACGCGAGGTGTTCGAGGCGGCGGCCCAACGCTTCGAGACGGAGTACAAGCCGCGGCTGCACGCGCAGTACGGCTCGCTCGACCCGGACGGTCTCGACAACGCGTGGATGATCTCCCGCCTCCTCTACTACACGAGGTTGGATGACTTCGAGCGCGTGTACGAGTCGCACGGCGCGCTGGTGCCCTCCGTCGAGGCGCTGATGCGGGAGACCGCGACCGGCGACCCGTGGGAGGCCCTGACGCGCCTCTTGGGTCCCGCGGACACGGGCCCCCGCCAAGGGGACGGCTCCGAGACCACGGAAGGTTCGAGATGA
- a CDS encoding Fe(2+)-trafficking protein encodes MTEPFVCVRCDRDDPGRIERVPFPNELGRRIVAEICAPCWEEWKERQMLLINHYGLKLHESAAREFLYKNLRIYLFGEEGTAASIDASEEGSVEW; translated from the coding sequence ATGACGGAACCGTTCGTCTGTGTACGCTGCGATCGCGACGACCCGGGCCGGATCGAGCGCGTCCCGTTCCCGAACGAACTCGGCCGTCGGATCGTGGCCGAGATCTGCGCGCCATGCTGGGAGGAGTGGAAGGAGCGGCAGATGCTCCTCATCAACCACTACGGGCTCAAGCTCCACGAATCCGCGGCGCGCGAGTTTCTCTACAAGAACCTGCGGATCTACCTCTTCGGCGAGGAAGGCACGGCCGCCTCCATCGACGCGAGCGAGGAAGGTTCCGTCGAGTGGTAG
- the leuS gene encoding leucine--tRNA ligase — MYDPIAIEARWQAWWEENGTNEPDLDAAERPFFNLMMYPYPSAEGLHVGNLYAFTGADIYGRFRRLRGDDVFEPIGYDAFGIHSENHALKVDTHPMKLIPSNVRNFERMLRAAGLMADWSRTVDTTDPRYYKWTQWIFIQLFKAGLAEKKEAAVNWCPLCKTVLANEQVIGGLCERCDAPVEQRMLSQWFFRITDYAQRLLDNLDWIDWSETTKTAQRNWIGRSEGARLHFPLSDTAASSGAAAAGQADRIEVFTTRPDTLFGASFMVLAPEHPLVERLTTDERRAEVEGYARAAAAVDLVERQKTDDREKTGVFTGGYARNPATGEDIPVWVADYVLMDYGTGAIMAVPGHDQRDFDFARRFGLSVVQVVCSRAVLPEGADPADVGEGEAEAAFVEHTPDEILVNSGRFSGMEADAGGRAITEWLAERGLAATEVNYRLHDWCISRQRYWGPPIPIIYCDTCGPQAVPEEDLPVVLPYVEDFRPTETGVSPLARDPEFHAATCPECGAEGRRETDVSDTFLDSGWYFLRYPSTEFDDRPFDPDRTRDWLPVSSYIGGEEHSVLHLLYSRFLTMVLHDLGHLEFEEPYDRFRKHGLLIRDGAKISKSRGNVILPDEYIARFGADTFRMYLMFLGPFQRGGDFRDSGLAGPERFLKKVWDSVTAAAEAGRTGFDDAGVERALHATIRQISEDLEALSYNTAIAAAMDYLNTVRSGGRTASVDEVWPLVIMIAPMVPHIAEELWARLGGESSIFDHAEWPAWDESKLVVDEVELPVQVNGRLRATIRVARGAPEEVVREAALAEANVIRRLDGVAIRKVIHVPDRMLNLVVS; from the coding sequence ATGTACGACCCGATCGCCATCGAAGCCCGGTGGCAGGCCTGGTGGGAGGAGAACGGGACGAACGAGCCCGACCTCGACGCCGCCGAGCGCCCGTTCTTCAACCTCATGATGTACCCCTATCCGTCGGCCGAGGGGCTCCACGTCGGGAACCTGTACGCCTTCACGGGGGCCGACATCTACGGGCGCTTCCGCCGCCTGCGGGGTGATGACGTCTTCGAGCCCATCGGATACGACGCGTTCGGCATCCACTCGGAGAACCATGCGCTCAAGGTCGACACGCACCCGATGAAGTTGATCCCCTCGAACGTCCGCAACTTCGAGCGGATGCTGAGGGCGGCGGGGCTCATGGCGGACTGGTCCCGCACCGTCGATACGACGGATCCGCGCTACTACAAGTGGACGCAGTGGATCTTCATCCAGCTCTTCAAGGCGGGCTTGGCGGAGAAGAAGGAGGCCGCGGTCAACTGGTGCCCGCTGTGCAAGACCGTCCTTGCGAACGAACAGGTCATCGGCGGGCTGTGCGAACGGTGCGACGCCCCGGTCGAACAGCGGATGCTGAGCCAGTGGTTCTTCCGGATCACGGACTACGCGCAGCGGTTGCTCGACAACCTGGACTGGATCGACTGGTCCGAGACCACGAAGACGGCACAGCGCAACTGGATCGGCCGCTCCGAGGGCGCGCGGCTGCACTTCCCGCTCTCGGACACGGCGGCGAGTTCGGGGGCCGCGGCCGCCGGGCAGGCAGACCGGATCGAGGTGTTCACAACACGCCCCGACACGCTCTTCGGCGCGAGCTTCATGGTGCTGGCGCCGGAGCATCCCCTCGTCGAGCGGCTCACGACGGACGAGCGCCGCGCCGAGGTGGAGGGCTACGCGCGCGCCGCCGCGGCCGTCGACCTCGTGGAACGGCAGAAGACGGACGATCGCGAGAAGACCGGCGTCTTCACGGGCGGGTACGCGCGGAATCCGGCCACCGGGGAGGACATCCCGGTCTGGGTCGCCGACTACGTCCTCATGGACTACGGCACCGGCGCGATCATGGCCGTGCCCGGACACGATCAGCGGGACTTCGATTTCGCGCGCCGGTTCGGGTTGTCCGTCGTCCAGGTCGTGTGTTCCCGCGCGGTGCTCCCGGAGGGTGCGGATCCCGCGGACGTCGGGGAAGGCGAGGCGGAGGCCGCCTTCGTCGAGCACACCCCCGATGAGATTCTCGTGAACTCCGGACGCTTCAGCGGGATGGAGGCCGACGCGGGCGGGCGCGCAATCACCGAGTGGCTTGCGGAGCGCGGGCTCGCGGCGACGGAGGTCAACTACCGGCTGCACGACTGGTGCATCTCCCGACAGCGGTACTGGGGGCCGCCCATCCCCATCATCTACTGCGACACCTGCGGTCCGCAGGCCGTGCCGGAGGAGGATCTCCCCGTCGTCCTCCCGTACGTGGAGGATTTCCGCCCCACGGAGACGGGCGTGAGTCCGCTCGCGCGCGACCCGGAGTTCCACGCGGCGACGTGTCCGGAGTGCGGCGCCGAGGGCCGGCGCGAGACCGATGTCTCCGACACCTTCCTCGACTCGGGCTGGTACTTCCTGCGCTATCCCTCGACCGAGTTCGACGACCGGCCCTTCGACCCCGACCGGACGCGCGACTGGCTGCCCGTCAGCAGCTACATCGGAGGCGAGGAGCACTCCGTCCTCCACCTCCTCTACTCCCGTTTCCTCACGATGGTGCTGCACGACCTCGGGCACCTTGAGTTCGAGGAGCCGTACGACCGCTTCCGCAAGCACGGCCTGCTCATCAGGGACGGCGCCAAGATCTCGAAGTCGCGCGGCAACGTGATCCTCCCGGACGAGTACATCGCGCGGTTCGGCGCGGACACGTTCCGCATGTACCTGATGTTCCTGGGCCCCTTCCAGCGGGGTGGAGATTTCCGCGACAGCGGTCTGGCCGGGCCCGAGCGCTTCCTGAAGAAGGTGTGGGACAGCGTGACGGCGGCGGCCGAGGCGGGGCGCACGGGATTCGACGATGCCGGCGTGGAGCGGGCGCTGCACGCCACGATCAGGCAGATATCGGAGGACCTCGAAGCGCTGAGTTACAACACGGCGATCGCTGCCGCGATGGACTACCTGAACACGGTGCGCTCAGGCGGGCGCACGGCCTCGGTCGACGAGGTGTGGCCGCTCGTGATCATGATCGCGCCGATGGTGCCCCACATCGCCGAGGAGCTGTGGGCCCGCCTCGGCGGCGAGTCGAGCATCTTCGATCACGCGGAGTGGCCGGCCTGGGACGAGAGCAAGCTCGTGGTGGACGAGGTCGAACTTCCGGTGCAGGTGAACGGCCGGCTGCGGGCGACGATCCGGGTCGCGCGCGGAGCCCCCGAAGAGGTCGTGCGCGAGGCGGCGCTGGCCGAGGCGAACGTGATCCGGCGCCTCGACGGGGTCGCGATCCGCAAGGTGATCCACGTGCCGGACCGGATGCTCAACCTCGTGGTTTCCTAG
- a CDS encoding DoxX family protein has product MNAPVSKETTHAVLRVTAGLMLWQHGAQKLLGMFGREAVGNWFSWPVGIAGLIEFFLPILIILGIRTRWVAFILTGHFAVVYWWRHFFAREMEFWPIVNGGELAVLYCAIFLFLWTTGSGKFSLDDRVPGPGRES; this is encoded by the coding sequence ATGAATGCACCCGTCTCGAAGGAAACCACCCACGCCGTGCTCCGGGTCACCGCCGGCCTCATGCTATGGCAGCACGGAGCCCAGAAGCTCCTCGGCATGTTCGGAAGGGAGGCGGTCGGCAACTGGTTCTCATGGCCCGTGGGCATCGCGGGACTCATCGAGTTCTTCCTGCCGATCCTCATCATCCTCGGGATCCGGACGCGCTGGGTCGCCTTCATCCTCACGGGGCACTTCGCGGTCGTCTACTGGTGGCGCCACTTCTTCGCCCGCGAGATGGAGTTCTGGCCGATCGTGAACGGCGGAGAACTCGCCGTCCTGTACTGCGCCATCTTCCTCTTCCTGTGGACGACGGGCAGCGGCAAGTTCAGCCTCGACGACAGGGTCCCCGGCCCGGGCCGGGAGAGCTAA
- a CDS encoding cation diffusion facilitator family transporter, which translates to MNSTADRHRRVRRILLWVLLANVAVIAAKLIVGLRTGSIAVLGDAAHSGVDAINNVVGLAAMRLAAAPPDAEHPYGHGKFETLAALAVAAFLSVTFFELVQSALDRLIQGGAPPDVEPAMMGVLAAALVVNAAVALGEARASRRLSSEILAADARHTASDVLVTAAVLAGLAITDWTGWAPADAWLALAVALVVARSGYKIFRETIPVLVDERAVDPREIEGVASSVPGVRAVTGVRSRGKSVGRFAELTIRVEPAETVVSAHEIADEVERRVAAQIGFTDVTVHIEPHMT; encoded by the coding sequence GTGAACTCGACGGCGGACCGCCACCGACGGGTGCGCCGCATACTCCTGTGGGTGCTGCTCGCGAACGTGGCGGTGATCGCGGCGAAGTTGATCGTGGGACTGCGCACGGGATCGATCGCCGTTCTGGGCGACGCGGCCCACTCGGGCGTCGATGCGATCAACAACGTCGTGGGCCTCGCCGCGATGCGCCTCGCGGCCGCTCCGCCCGACGCCGAGCACCCCTACGGACACGGCAAGTTCGAAACGCTCGCGGCGCTCGCCGTGGCGGCCTTCCTCTCCGTCACCTTCTTCGAACTGGTACAGAGCGCCCTCGACCGCCTGATTCAGGGTGGCGCTCCGCCGGATGTCGAGCCCGCGATGATGGGGGTGCTCGCCGCTGCGCTCGTCGTGAACGCGGCGGTCGCGCTGGGCGAAGCGAGGGCGAGCCGGAGGCTGTCGAGCGAAATCCTCGCGGCGGACGCCCGGCACACCGCGTCCGACGTCCTGGTTACGGCGGCAGTCCTGGCCGGGCTTGCGATCACCGACTGGACCGGATGGGCTCCGGCCGATGCATGGCTCGCCCTCGCCGTGGCGCTCGTGGTGGCCCGCTCGGGATACAAGATCTTCCGCGAGACCATCCCCGTCCTCGTCGACGAGCGGGCCGTCGATCCGCGGGAGATCGAAGGCGTGGCGAGCAGCGTGCCCGGCGTGCGTGCCGTGACGGGGGTCCGCTCGCGCGGCAAGTCGGTCGGGCGCTTCGCCGAACTCACGATCCGGGTCGAACCCGCCGAAACGGTGGTCAGCGCCCACGAAATCGCCGATGAAGTGGAGCGGCGGGTCGCCGCCCAGATCGGATTCACCGACGTGACCGTCCACATCGAACCGCACATGACCTGA